The stretch of DNA ACCTaagtgcatgcaatctaggatttttatttttaattatgtttaattatttttatgcaatttatgcataattcatgcatgataggatttaatccCTGAAATTTTAAAAGGTCACACATTAGagtttctaggtgcatttcacgctcgatcgaagaacggagaccggagaatttccacaaaaaatatttttattacaagcttaattttattaattaaaataaggtGTTTTTAAGAGTATTTTCAAAATGGGATTTTATTggatatttttacccgcaagatTCTTATTTTTAATGATAcgtgaattttatcgaatcgggggactttttaagggttaggctaatattttcaaaatctttccaacacgaaatatttttcgggagtgcgttTGGATTTAACGACCCACTTTTGAACTTATTGGACTTATTTTTTTAActcttaaataaaaataaggGCCCATTAACTAAATTATTATCTATTTAATTTACTCCTAATTATTCACTTAACTCCCCACTAACCTAATCACTCTTCATCAGCCGCCCACCCTCTCCACTCACAATCATCCTCGTGACTTTCTTGCTGCAAAGATTTTCTGTGATTCTTTCCCTCCAAGCTCTTTCCACCTCCGTGTTCCTTCGAGCGTTTTTGCACCAAAGATCATAAGGCACGCTTGTTACTTCTGTTTTTGCATCATGCACGTCAGTATTATTATTGTGTGTTCAATCTTCACGTAATCTTTCGATCTAGTCAAGAATACGATTAATCTTTCAGGTTGCATCATGTTATCGTAACTTATATCGTGTTGCTAATGTTTCCTGTTCTGGTTGTGCAAGGGGACTGTCAACTGGTGCGAATGAGGTATGTTATTACCGATCAGGAGAAAGGTCTAGGCTGGAAACGAGGCCACACGATGTAGAGTAGGAGGGATCCACGATTATTGTTTACAGATAAGTTTGGGGAGATCTGTGGAAGGGCAAGGTTCAGCGTTGCAGGGGCCATACCAAGCCTTGGATCAGATCCTGAGGGGTCTGAACCATGGCCTGGAAAGGCTCGGCTCGTGCTGGGACGAGCCACAACGCAGATCGAGCTAGGGGTGAGAAGTTGGCTGTGTAGGGGCGTGAGGTATTTGCTGATCGGGTGAGCTGGGTTTCGTGCATGGGGGTGTAGCCGTGATTTGTTTGGGTTCAGAGGGGTCCTAGGAGGGTCTAGGGTAGGCTAGGTGTGAGTTGTTAAGGGCTGAATATGCAAATTTGGAAGCGTGAGTATTAGGTTGGTGGTTATTTTTGGAAGGGCCGAGAATTCAGAATTTTTCTGGACTATCAGCCTTATGTGTAAAGGCCTGAGGTTAAGATTTTAGGACCTTTACAGTGTTTTTAAGATATGATGAAAAGTTGGGAATAATTTGATTGAGATTCGGTTCGATTCGAGTTAAAACCGGGATCTctgtccaagttttaaaacgaatcggttaagtccTGGTTTTttctcgagtttacgtctacgAATGCTTTTAATTGTGTTTTGGaagttttaaggagtttgataaGCTTCGAGTCAATTTTAGAGGACCAGGATAAAACTGTAATTTTTGGGGttccaagggcaaaatggtcattttgcacccgggttgAGATTTTTGTCTTGGCAGCGCCATGAGCATAAATttgtgatattttaaatgtttatgcatcatgatcatgattttaagattttatgaagatatacgtcgcatgcttggatttaagaaaaattgcatTGGTTCCTGATTTTTATAAATGAAGAAAATTATAATGTTTTGAATGACAtgaattagttgtggctatcgaagtatatgtatatgtttaagacatatatgtaaatgctgatgatgaggcctaggcacagtggatgggtgATCCTGTCACTGATGTCTGACAgtcgccgggtaccgcggttctatgtatgatggatccatcgtaaatgatgacgtacgatagtcacctctaatgaaATGAATTCAACGAtgataaatgataaatgataaatgataGACGATGAATGATAAAGATGAGCTGTTTGGACACGTCATGATTTTTACACGACATGTTTATGTTacgtttttaaagttcatgaaaggtaagttgagtatggtatttttcactgctgtgtgctatgtatatgtatttgctattaacggtgcaggtgtgttgagtctttacacTCAATAGACGTGTGTGCTGCAGGTGAGTTCGATgtcgaggagactggaggtgctggaCTCTGAGTAAGCGGGACTGGTGGGCGACACGACCCTAGGACCTATGATTTTTTCGCAcattatgattttatgttttggagAGGATACGATGATTTTATACGTTGTTTTCTTTTGCAGTTGATGTTAGGAATTTTACTCGTCTTTTCTCCGTTATATATTATTGGTAATTGCTCgtgaaaatttttgaattctGTTTTTAAGTAGGATTGCATGCATGCGATCTAATTAAATGGCTATTTTCAAATGAgagctaaaaaaaataaaaaatttccgcACGTTTAAAACGAGTAGACGTTTCAATTTTTATATGATGCGAAGAAAATCTTGTGTACATTAGAGATGAATTACGTGAAAATTCATGCTTGCCCTAATGATTGTATCTTATACCGAAAGGAGTATGCCAATTTTATCAGTAGCTCTACTTGCGGGATTTCAAGGTGGAAGTTGGACCAAAAAATACAATAAAGGAAGGAGTGTTTGCAACGGTCATGTTGTACTTCCCACCTATTCCTAGATTTCAAAGAATGTTTTGGAATAAGGAGATATCGAAGGATTTGACTTGGCATGCTGATAAAATGATTTGTGATGACTAATTACGTCATCCAGCAAATGCGCTATCTTGGAAATTAGTTGGTCGGAAGTGGCATGGGTTTGTTAATGAGTCAAGAAATATTAGATTGGCCATAGCAGCCGACGAGATCAATCCCCATGGTTTTATGAGTGCTACATACAATTGTTGCCACTTTTAATTGTCACTTACAATCTTCCTCCATGTTTTTGTATGAAAAGAAAATTTATGATGCTCAATTTGTCGATTTCTAATCccaatcaaatgttaaattatatGGATGTTTACCTAGAACCTCTGATTGatgacttaaaatttttatgggaTACAGGCATTGAAGCATATGATGCATATCGACAAGAAACTTTCTCACTTAGAGCTATATTACTATGGACGATCAATGAATTTCCTGCAAATGGGAACCTGTCGGGATGTATTGTAAAATGATATCATGCATGTCCTATTTGTGATGAAAAAACCCATTCAACAAGATTGAAGCATAGTAGGAAAATGTCATAGACAGGCCATAAAAGGTTTCTACCTACAACTCATCCTTATCGAAGGCAAAGAAAGGCATTTAACGGGAACCAAGAGTTCAACCACGCACCAAAACCATTTAGTGGCCATGAAGTTTtggaaagagttgaaagaattaattgTCACTGGGGAAAATGAAATGTCCACTACTTTTATACATTAAATCCTactaaaaaaattttattttaaaattgatcATGGGTTTCGAAATTGACCattaaaaataacttaacatttccATAATCCAAATTTTAAGTTATCATTTAAAATCTcaagtataaaaaaatatataactcGTAAATTACCAAGAATACTCGTCGACCTTTAACAAGATGAACATCAAAATAAGCATGATATTCTCTAATAAATCATTATCAAAATACTTATTTCAAAACTTCAATTATCaagctaatgcggaaaatagATGTCTCTCGGGAGTGCACTGCcggactcgatccactcaagcgtcagcgctTCCCTCAATCTCATCCTCACCTACAACactcaaacctagtgagtctaacgaCTCAGCatgttctaaacatgagtagcaaataatacatatataagCACATGTATTAAAAATCGTACTTTCATTCAAAATAAGCTAGCATAAATTTGTAAGCATAATTTAATCAGAAATCGTCAAATCGTAAAGTTTtctatcatttatcattttggtgAATTTTGATCTTTTTAAAGGTCTACGTAGTATTTTTGGTAATTTACGAGTTATGGATTTTTATAcacttgagattttaaatgttaaattaatatTTGGATTATAGAAAAGTTAAGTTATTTTTAATGGTGAATTTCGAATTCTATGatcaattttaaaagaaaaaaatttagtagGAATTTAAAGTATaaaagtagtggacgtttcagttggtatcacaGCCAAAGATCCCGAAAGATTGTGTTATTGCCACTCCGAGAAGCACGAGAAGTCACGCCTCAAGTCTGTGAGTATTTACTGCTTTGAATTTTATATGTTGTAAACTTTTTTATGCTTTTGCGATATAGAAATTTGGATgtagcatttttttaaaattaaatgcaTGTTAGTTACATGGTTTGGACGGTGTGTTTAGTTATGCCCCCGAGATGTGAGGATAATTTGGTTTTGCATATCGCAAGTTTTGCACTACCTAAGACTAAGTTGAGGCGAATTGAACTTTGTGTTTAGGACtgcatgtttcgaaatttatATTGTGTAGGAAGGGGATTTTGAACTTGATAGTTATGGGTTGAATTATTAGGAATCGTGAACTTAGGGACTGAATTAGAATAATTTGAGGGAATTAATTGCAAGTTTTTGGAAATGATGAGGGCGATTTTGCCATAATTCAAAAATCTAGAGGGTTTAAGTGTATGAATCCGAAAACTTGGAGGGCCAAAATGCGAAATTTTTGGGCTAAATTggagaatttgagaatttttgggtCTTGATTGAAAATTTTAGGAGAATTACGGGGTCATTTTAGCAATTTTCGAAATCTATAGGATCCGTTTTGCATTAATTTCGATAGTTTGATGATCTAAGAATGCGATAAGTTGTGCTTAATCGAATAATCCTAGAATTTTGGGAATTAGGTTGCAATTTACTGAAAAATAAAAGGGTCTATTCGAATAGTTGAAGGTGAGGATGAGAATGAGAgaggcgctgacgcttgagtggatcgagtccgGCAGTACACTCCTGAGGGACATTATGTTCCGCATTAGCTTTATAGTcaaagttttaaagatttttttaatgatttaattagagatttttatgctttatttttaaGTTTGTTTTGATCATGTTAATGGTTGAcgtatgatttttattaattgatgatttaggGATTtgatgcacttgagattttaaatgttaaattaatttttggattttggaatgtttagtattttaaattgcaAGTttcatattttacaaaaaaaatagtataattttaaagttaaaagtagtggacgtttcagaaAAAGTATTGGGAAGATTACGTCGAAGAAGGATGATTACAAATCCTGCTGGAAATAGAAATCAATATTCTTTGAACTTGAGTATTGCGAATATCTACATGTTCGACATGTTCTTGATGTGATGCACATTGAAAAAAAATGTCCGTGAAAGTCATTGGTACGTTACTTGACATTATTGGACAAACAAAGGATGGAGTAGCCGCGAGATTAGACATGGAAATGAATGTGCAGACAGGTTTGGCACCAAATATGGGGGAGAAGAGAACGTATTTTCCAACAGTTTGTTATACACTTAGTAAGGATGAGAAAAGAACGATTTTGACTACTTTGGCTGGAATACAAGTCCCTGCATGTTACTCATCCAATGTCAGAAACCATGTATCGATGAAGAAATTGAGACTTGCTGGCCTTAAGTGACACGATTACCACACTTTAATACAACAATTGCTTCTAGTTGCCATCTGAGGTGTCTTGCCCAAACATGTGAGAGGAACTATCACTCGATTGTGTTTCTTCTTCAATGTGTTATGTAATAAATTGATAGTTGTGTCAAAGTTGGATATAATGAAAAGAGAGATTGTGATGATAATGTGTTTTACTTGAATAGTATTTTCCACTTTCATTTTTTGATATAATGATTCATCTGAATGTTCATCTTGTGCGGGAGGTGAAATTGTGTGGACCAGTTTGGTATAGGCACATGTACCAGTTTGAAAGACACGTGAAGATTTTTAAAGGTTATGTGTGAAATCATAATCGGCTTGAAGGTTGTATAGTTGAATGTTATATTGCTGAAGAGGCTATTGAATTTTGCTCAGACTATTTGTCTAGTGTGCACACAATTGGGATCCCATCAAGTCATCGACAAATAGAACTTACAAATCCTTTATCGGGTGCACTAGTGCACTCCGCTTGTCACGATGAGTTGCAGCAAGCACATCGTTATATATTTGCAAATGAAGTTGAGATTTATCTTTATATCAAGTAATTTCTCCAAATTAATATTACTTTCATGTGCTTTGCTTACattctattttttatttatttttaataataatttcattagGGAACACATGGAGTATTTGATTGCAAGATTTCCTTATACGGCTAAGTTCAAAAAGTGGTTACAAGATGAGCATAACCGAAGGTTTATTATTTGGTTGTGTGATCGTGTATACATTCATTGTTTGGATTTACACATGACAAATAAtttatcacatataaaaatataggttgCACATTTAGTTGACCATTCAACACATCAAGTATCAGAAAGAATGAAGTGGATAGCACGCGGATCTAGCAAGCAAGTCTAGAAGTACTCTAGTTATTTGATTGAAGGGATTTTTTATGCTACGAAAGAGCGTGATGATATACGAGTTGTTAGAAACTCTGGAGTTATCTTATTTGCAAAGACAGTGCAAGTTGCTAGTGTAAAGGATAAAAATCCTATTGTgacatatatgatttttatggaGTTATAGAGGAAATATGGTTACTTGATTACCACAAATTTCAAATTCCAATGTTTAAATGTAAGTGGGTGGAGAATAATGGTTGTATTACCATAGCTGATCTTGGGTTCATGTTGGCAAACTTCAATAGAATTGGATTCAAATATGACTGTTTCATCTTGGCTAGTCAAGCAAAGTAAGTTTTTTACATTGAAGATCCTTTATGGAGTTTTGTACTTGCAACACAAAGTAGGgattatttttaatatacaaaGGTTGACAAGTGTGAAAGAACTATTCTTTACTATCAATGTTTTAGCAGAGGGTTGCCATCAATGGATGTTGATGAACATAATGAACCACCATGCGTTCATGAAGATTGTGATGGGATTTGGGttaacaatatttaattaatgattTGCTATCTTGCTTTCGAAAATGATTTTTGGAAAATATAGATTTGTTATACTActtttaaatatgattttgtggAAAATATCATGTTTTTACAGCTATAATATTTAGATTATACGATATATTAAATGTTATTATTTTGTCTTTTGAACTTattcccaatttttttttatcgttGACGTACAATGTTGACACAACATGGAAGAAGGGCTGTTTGAAGTCAGAAAATAACAAGTGGCGTCAATACTAAATTCATCTCACTTGAACATTCATTTTTAGCAAGCTTGACAAGCCAGAAGAGTTGAATGAGCCACATACTGGCTATGGGATTACCAAAGATGATTGGAGTTCTTTTGTCATTAGTATCATGTCAGACGACTTCATTGTAAGAttcttaatttatttttcaaaattagtataccataattcattatttatattgaaattttttgaatttatgaaataaatagAAACTAAGTGATCAACAAAAATATAGAAGAAAGAAGAATATATACCCTCATAGGCTTGCACGTAAAGGATATTCACACTTTTCCGAAGAAATAGTAAGTAATTTTTTAGTATATTTCCATATGAACACTCCAATTTATTCACGTTAATCATTTGTTCTATTTTCTGGATTGTTCTTGTTGCAGACTGTTGAACTATGTGATGATGATGAGATCAATAGAGctattatttggaaaaaaaaaagacgaCTCAATAAAGAAGGGAGCTTTGAAGTCGAGGATTTGATGAAAAGAGTAGATAAGATCGTAAGCAAAATTAAAATAAGTTATAACCCATGAAAGGGTTAGGAGAGGGACGTGAGCAGCTGGTCGTGTTCTAGAAGCCGATCGAAGGAGTTAGGTTGAGGGGTGGCTCGGTTTGTTCGATGTTAGGGGCTATCGGGTTACTGCGCATGTCCGCGTGTGTGGTGGCTAAGGACATGGTTAGGTTGGTCTAGGAAGGGGCCCACGGCTTGGTCATGTCCTAGGGTGGTCTAGTTAGGGGCTGGTCCTCGTTGGTTTGGGCTAGAGTCGAGAAATTGGGGTATAGACGCAACTAGGGTTTCGTGATTTGTGAGCTGGAAATTTCCAGCAACTTTCAAGCATGGTTCGTAGGTCCTAGGGGCGGGTTGTGTAGGTCGAGTCACGGTTTAAGTTGGtaaaaatttggttaagtttcgggttgattcgggtttaaaccgggaccccggttcaagttttaaaacgaatcataTAAGTTATTGAACAGGCTCAGGGTTACGTCTAATAAATACCTATTAttatgttttgggatgttttaaggagtttcgTTGGCTTCACATCGAAAGtttgaggtccaggggtaagaCGGTCAATTAtggtttctaggggcaaaatggtcattttgcatccGAGTTGAGTTAGCAGTTTTGGCAGCGCCCTAAACATGATTTGACATGTCTTAAATGTCCAAGTTATCACAAATATGACTTTTTATGTAATTATgtaaaatacgttgcatgcttgattttgaggaaaatttacgtatatgcatgattttataagtgatgaatatgatgacaagTTTTGAAGGaagggagttggttgtgactaatacgatgacacAATGACACGATAGTAcaatgacatgtaaggccaagcATCAGTGGATGGATaatactgtcgctgatgtctccgccgccgggtaccatggttatacatagatggatccatcgaatagagcttATATGAAagcaactactgaactgaattcaatcaaAGAAAATTTATACATATATGCTGATATGATGAGACATGTTTCGACACGTTATGCTTTTATACGACATGTTTACGTTTATGCTTTGTTCTttagatcatgaaatgtatttttattactGTACTTTTCACTGTGGCATGCTACGTATATGTAGTTGTTATAGCGATGAAGgagtgttgagtctttagactcactaggtagaatggtgcaggtgagcatgatgatGAGGAAATTGGAGGCGCCAAAGCCTCAGTAGGCGGGGCTTGGATGGCGCACGTGAACCCGAGGATCGTATTTTCCGCACATTATGTTTTGAGTTAGGAGTGGATGGATATTTTCATActcatttttttattatgtcGATGGTTATCAGGAACTTCACTCGTTtcatatttgttttatttttaaaacgtaTGTCGAGGGTTGACGAATTGTCTATTTTTAAATTGCAGTATTTTCATCTTTTAGTTGattacttttattttaaaatgttaaatttttagatactattttatgcatgcataaagATATAACTTTCGAAAATGAGcttaacaaaaaaataaattgtaGTATTTAAGTAGTAAACGTTTCATGagctccactagaggtaacttcAATTCCCAAATTCtttggaaatcgatcacacaagctcggatagatcctccaaaatttaaaacaccctcagactgaccatcggcGTGAGGATGAAACGCTGTGTTGAATAACAATCGATACTGGGATTCCATgcagtcggactatctctcggatatacagctCTCCGTACTatgtcatggtgaatgtcgtcttaataggtagaaagttcgctgatttcgtaagacaatcaactatcacccaaatgacaTTAAATCCCTTGATAGTCCTTGGCAATCCCACTAAAAAGTTCATagtaatattttctcatttccaCTAGGGAATAGGAAGTGGCTTAAGCTTCCATGTTGGTCTCTAATGCTCTGCTTTAACTTGCTGgcatgtcaaacactcggacacaaaacgtaagatgtctcgcttcataccCTGCAACCAATACAAAGACAGCATGTCCTTATACATCTTAGTACTTCGAAGATGAATGGAGTACGGTGTATTGTAAGCTTCATTCATAATTGCCTCTCTTAGTGAATcaccactaggaacccatagttGATCTCGGTATCGAACTATGCCATCCTCGTAAAAATACAACTTTCGACCCTTAGTCTCGTCTCTCAGTCTCCAtttttgcaactgctcatcagaAGACCGACCTTCACGgattatatccctcagagtcgACTGAACTGTCATAATAGAACCTTTAGGAGCCTTGCTCCTAGCATATACTGCAAGCTAGAATCGCTGAATCTCCGTTTGCAATGGTTTTTGAACTGTCAATTGCGTGATGACCGCTATCTTCCTACTCAAAGCGTCCGCAATTACATTAGCTTTGCTTAGTGTGTAGCTAATATCGCAGTCGTAGTACTTTACCAACTCTAGCCATCTTTTTTACCTCATGTTCAACTTTTTTTGGGTAAAGAAgtacttcaaacttttatgatcatggaaaatcttgcacttctccccatataactaatgtctccaaatcttgaaGCAAATTCTACTGCTGCGAGCTCGAGATAATGAATCGTGTAATTATTCTCATGAAACTTCAACTGTTTAGACGCATAAGTTATCACTTGGTCATTTTGCTTCAGGATTGCACCTAAACCAAGCTTCGACGCGTCTGTGTAGAGGACATAATCTCCTTGCCCCGATGACATCGATAGAACTGGCACTAAAGTCAAAGCTTGCTCCAGCTTCTCAAAACTCTCTTGGCAGAATATTTTTTATAGTTTAGGGCTAAAATTGATGGAATTTGGAATTTAATCGGGCTAagatgcaattttcgaaaatttaatgTCCAAAAATGAAGAGTTCAAAATTTAAAGGTTTAGAAatgctattttcgaaaattatttGTGGAAAATTGTGTAATTTTCGAGAATTTTTGGGTAGTTAATGATATAAAATCTTTTAAGTTTCGACACGATTGGATTTGATGGTATATTTGTCGCAGGAAGAATATTCATTTTTTGTGTAACTACCTATGCATTGCTGGATTCCGGAGCTACACACTCATTTATATTCGAGACATTCATCAAGCGACTAAATATTACACCTGAGGATTTGGAATGGGGATTTAAAGTTTCCATTCCTTCTGGTGATCAAATGGTTACATCACGCATTGTAAAGAATTTGAAGCATCACTTGCAAAAGGATGTGGTTTGAACAGATCTCATCGTACTCCCGATGCCTGAATTCGACACATTATTGGCATGTATCGGCTATCTtcgaatggagcttcgatagaTTTTCGGCAGAGGTCGGTATATATTGACAACCCAGCTACTGCATCTGTGTGAGGAAATTTATAAAGCTAGGCTGCCAAACTTTTCTAGCATGTGTTACTTCAGCACATGTTCATGTCAGTCAGAAGTTAGAGCATGTTGAGGTTGTCAGAGACTTTCTTAGTGTCTTTCCTGAAaacgtttctggcattccaccgAACCGAGAGGTTGAATTTTCTATCGAGCCGATAACGGGCACTGTGCCAATTTCTAAGGCACCCTATCGTCCAGCACCCGCCAAAATGAAAAAGCTAAAGGATCAAATTCAAGAGTTTCTGAACAAAGGTtttattcgcccgagtttttctcaatggggcgcaccagtattatttgtgaagaaaaatatTGAAGTATAAGactatgcattgattatagagatCTGAACAAAGTCACCATCATGAACAAGTACCCTTGCCTagaatcgatgatttatttgatcaattgcatgCAGCATCGATTTtctcgaagatagatcttcgttcgggataccatcagctgaatGTTAAGGAGTCCGATGTACATAAGACGACTTTTAGGACTcgatatgggcactacgagtttatggtGAGGCCATATCTTGATCAATTTATCATAAGcctatgcattgattatagcCAGTGATCTatatggatctcatgaattgtATATTTCAGCCATATCTTGATCAATTTATCAAGATTATGATAAATCGATCAAGATATGGCTGACTGTTCTCTTCTTTGCTCCTCGATGTACATAAGAATATGCATTGATATAGCCAGTGATCTatatggatctcatgaattgtATATTTCAGCCATATCTTGATCAATTTATCATAATCTTTTTAGATGATATTCTGATCTACTCGAGGAGCAAAGAAGAGAACTGTCAGCACTTGAGAACAACACTACAATTGTTGCAAGATAGAAAGTTATTTActaagttcagcaagtgcgagttttggctcaa from Primulina eburnea isolate SZY01 chromosome 6, ASM2296580v1, whole genome shotgun sequence encodes:
- the LOC140835409 gene encoding uncharacterized protein — its product is MTVQSTLRDIIREGRSSDEQLQKWRLRDETKGRKLYFYEDGIVRYRDQLWVPSGDSLREAIMNEAYNTPYSIHLRSTKMYKDMLSLYWLQGMKRDILRFVSECLTCQQVKAEH